The Hippocampus zosterae strain Florida chromosome 19, ASM2543408v3, whole genome shotgun sequence region AAATTGAGTGTAGCATTTCACTTgaattgcattattattattattgcatttaCCTAATTTGACCTGAGTCTATGTTACCAATACCAATAACAAGAGTGAGCGTAAAAGTTTGCATTTTTGGAAGCGAACATACTTTTCTGCCTTTTCGGTCTGCTTTTCTCTGTATTTGGAGCGGTTTTCAACAGGCCTGGGGCGACTGGAGAAGGTGTACGTTCCGTTTGTGCCTTTCTGGCTGCGTGAAATGAAAGACATTGTttcaacccttttttttccctaaaaaaaaaaacaaatccgatGATGTTTACTGCTATTAGCTTGCTCGTGTGGGGTCGTGAGGAGCGCAGAAGCAACAAGCTACCTTGGCAACCGTGACCAGGAAGTGAAACATAGCAACCATAGCCAGAAAGTAAAGCAAGTGTCGTAATGTACAGTTTTGGAAACTGGACGTGTTGTTTCAGATGGAGCAGGaaacaaaattatattttggGGTCCTATATTTCCATCTAATGGTATTAAGAATTCATACAGCCACTAGCAATTTGATACTCCAACAAAGGACTGTGGTTGATTACGCTACATTCCCAGTGAGGAAGCACAAAATGAAATCCTTGTGTACCATTTATGGCAACTCAAATTACAAAGATTAAACCTGCATAAAAGTATATTTCGATTAAATGATAGCTTTTTCAAACTGTTAGCTCACATTTTAATCCTGTGTACCATTTATGGCAACTCAAATTACAAAGATTAAACCCGCATAAAAGTATATTTCGTTTGAATGATAGCTTTTTCAAACTGTTAGCTCACATTTTGTCGTGCGATATTTTAATTGGACTATTACATAACACAttcttttcaattttgtttAATAATCACATAGCCAAAATAGTATCTAGTATCAATTGTAGTAATAATTTGCAAACGTCTGCATCCGCTCACTCATCTCCGTGTCGTTACATAACCAGCCGTTCCAATAATCACAGTTATGCAATGTTTCTGGCAAAGCTAGCACTTTGTTGACACTGTTTACAACGGAACACAAATAGCCAAACAAAGCAGGCCATCGCCTTGTTCGACCCGTGTCATGTGTTTTCATCATTGAAAGAAATCCTAAATTTGCGCTCAGATGAGTGCATTCACTTCTGTCACAGTGTTAACGCTTGAACATTCACTTATTGTGAAGTGGCATTGCAGGCTAAATAGTAGGTGGCCTACTTTGGCCTCTCATTAGTCCACGATTGAGATTATGCAATCGACAGGGCATGAGTCCACACATCATTTTTTCCCTACTCACAGCATCATCTTTGTTTCACACTCCAGGCATCCCTTTCACAAGAGCAATTGGCACAATTGGGgtcatttattttaaagcaataagaaaATGAATGTTCATGCATTCGACACGctacaaaaagtattgaaagggGAAACGAGTAGTGCAGCCCTGTTGAGCTCCATGATTTCTTTACTACTTTTGATAAGCTTAATTAAATATGAAATGCCCAATTCCAGATGTCGGAGCTCATCGGTTCATCCAAAATGGATCCATATCATCATTTTGTTGAGCATTACAGCCACTTGCTGTTATCAAACACGGAAGGAAGCACATCGAAGGTCACAGGGAGGAACAACAATTCAGAGAAAAACCAAATCCGTCCATGTGACCGCGTCTGATTTCCTTCTTTAGGCGTCAGAACACAGTGTTGTCTCAATGACTCTTGTCACTCTGTTGCATAACTGACGTAGCAAAGGGAAGTGGATTGTGACAGTCGTTTTTCAAATGCAACAAAAGTTTCATTCCGACCGTTCTTTATCATTTTACAAATCAAGAAGTCTCATCGTCCACAATGTGATTTAATGTCATGGAATAAGAAGCCCATtacaacaaagcaaacaaaaaaatacttgttGTAACTCACTTCTGTACTTCTATACAGTGCAGTGCAAAATGCTGAGGCCATTAACATCGTGTTGTTTAGCAGTGCAAAAATGACCAGACATGATATGACTCTAGACAAGcagatgacacaaaaaaggggaaaaaaggtgAAATTGGGACGTAGTGTCGCCTTCCTTTGCAGTGCACTTTTATTTCTCACATGTGTAGAGCTAGCAAGAAGATAGACTATAGATGAGAATGTGAACACGCACCTTGTGGCACACATTCAAAACAGACAAGACTTTTCATAGCTTCCTTTTGTTTTGATAGACTAAATATCTACCAATACATTTGTACTCTGTAATAGTACGACTCAAGAATGGCATGTACAGTattcatacatatatacatgtgtgatATTCAAATAACACATAATTGTATCTGGAATTCCGAGAATAAACACCCTTGCATCGTACATACATTCGTCCAGATGAGTTCAACCGGAGGCAGAACGACCGTAGCCTGGAAACAcggcccccccctttttttttttttcgtgacgcTCTCAAGAGTTATGTCATAGTACAAAATGATTGAACCGTTAGGGGAGCAATTGGCCGCGCTTTGCTCTGCTGAGGCACAATTATGGGAAGGGAATGAAATTCCAGCCAAAAGTAGAACGCGCAAAGTGGCTTTGAAGCTACGGGGTTCTCGAAGCTTTGAAGAGATGGCCGCTCAAACGTAGGACTCTTTAGCGTATGGAAATTCCTCAAACACCGACTGGTTGCATGGTCGTGACGCGGCCTCCCTTTGACCCGCTGCGGACACCGACTCGGACATGGCCCTCTGGCGGAAGACCGGCCTGTGCTCTAGACTCTCTTGCGTGCAACTGTCGGTGCGACGGTTTTTGAAGTAGCTCGGCGAGGAGGAATAATTCCCAGAAGACGGTCGGAATCCTCTCTCTAGAGCTATGGCGTCATGTACTGTCATGGATCCGTACTGCGGAGCAAGAAGCGCGCTGTGCAACGCCTGCTCGTATGAAGGCGGGCTGCAGGCCAGACGACTGTCTATGTGCCTGAACACCTCGATGGCCGACAGGGGGCGGCGCCTGGGCTCGGCCGGAGAGACCGCTTCGCTTTGCGAGTCCTCCCGCAGCGTTTCGCAAGCTGAGGGCTTTTCGCTCCGGCGCTCCTTCTTCAGACTGTTTCTGCCGAAGCCTCCTAAACTCCTGGTGCGCATCAGAACCTTACAGGCGGCCCTCAATGAGTGCGAGCGCTTCGTCTCATCTGAATTCAACCAGGTTGAGTCCTGCTGAGGGCCCGCAGGGGTCGCGATGCTCTGGCTGGTTCTCCTGGAGCACGGTGGCGAGCCGGCCGGGGAGCTGGTGAACACGGAGCCTTCGGATTGGTTGGAGGCGGCGCTCTCGAGGGAAGAGCTGGAGCAGCCCATCGTTTGATTCACCGTGTCGCTAAACCGGCCCATGCCGCTCagttttgaaaaacacaaactgGGCCGCTGCCAGGAGCCCTCCGAGACTCGCTTTTTCAAAGGCTGCTCCGTAAAGTTCTCAACGGAGCAGTCGTCATGGCTCCGGGAATGGGCGCAGAGGTTCGCCACATCCGCCGGGGGCAGGATGATGGGCTCGGAGCGGCGACGGTTGAAGGCGGGCTTGGAATCGAACATCGCGTCGGATGAGCATGTGGAAATGGTGACGCTGAGACTGAGGGAGGGCGACGAACCGCTTCCGCCGGCCTCGCCGTCCCCATCTGGATCGGTGCTGTCATACGCCGAGTCGTGATGCTGCGAGGACACCGAGTCTGCAAAAGAGATGCTCTGTTAATGAGCGTACCTGACATTTGAAAACGATTGGAGCTCACCTTCTACTCCTTTATCAACACCCTCTTAAGCGCCTCAAGAATTTTACTTGATATCCCAAAAGGTTTTGGTAAATTATTTTCTCACTTCTACAATGACAAAAGTCTTTGGATAGCTAATTTTTTAACCTTTTagctaatttagcatttttgtttgtcacttGGCAACATTAGCAAAGCCAAAGGCAAGGCTAGCtagattttgtttctttcttggtATCTAGCTAGCACTTTGAAAACTCTTCAatattctttattttgtttagcgCACCTTCATCAGTATCCAGGAGGTGTGGGATATTCTCTCCGAGGATCTcgcagtgttcaatcaggaaCTGAGTGAGCGCTGTGACCTgcagcataaaaataaataaatgaataaatatcccAACTATGCCAAGTTTTCCCGCACCACGCAGATCAAGAACTAcctttttcatcatttctttCTGATCATCAAGCGGCGTGACCTCCATCTGCAGCAAGGTCGGGGCAATGCAAACGGCGAGGTTATAGGCGTCCATCTTGTTGTCGTCAGCATTGTCGAGGATGTGATAGAGGACGCAGGCCAGGTGCTGTAGGAGGACCTTGTTGGGCCTGGGGAGCTTGTCGACCAcactgatgaagaaaaaaaacaaaacggcaagAAAGCCAACAAATTGCATGTTAGTTACATGTTAGTTACATGTTAGTtacaaatacaaatcaaatTTCTTAAAAGGCGCCATTAATCTCAGGACTCATGGGCCCACCTTCTGAGCGCTCGCTCTCTCTGCTGGCTCTCTTCCCTCTGCAGAGCCGCCATCCACTCTTTGTAAAGGTCACACACCAGCAGGCTCCCAGGAAGTTCTTTTAGAAAACtctaaaaacaacaatgacaagGCAGTAGTTAGACCAGAGTGGTGCACGTCATGCATGgagaaattgacatttttatggAAAATTAAAGCACTTATGCAAAAAGAGAAGTACATTTTAAAGTCGCTCGGAAAGTagaaagctctttttttttttccttgtacagTTTATGCATAGAGGCTCTTGCGTTCATTTGACCCGACATGCCAACCCGCATGATAAGGCGAGGTAacgaaacaaataaaatgacaaccgCTTAAGATCATGAAAGGTGAAGTCAGCATACATACTTTGAGCAACCCGACCAGCAAAGCGACAGGCTGCGACTTCATGTCCACTTCCAGGCCGTTGTTGAGCCTGTCCCGGACGTCCCTCATGTTCTTGCTGTTGCACGGCTTCCGAAACACCCCCTCAGTGGACGGCCCCCTTTTCCTCAGCAACACCAGCATCTCCTGGCCAAAGGAATTGAAATGAGATTAACGTTGTCGTGTTGGCGCATCCAACTACATGTGCCTGGGTGATTTGTGGTGCTAATTAAGCAACCCGGACAACAGATTAATtaactgaatttgaaaaaaaaaaggttagaaAATTTCTACGCTGTTCAAAAATTGATACATTTTGTCATCGGATAAAAAtaacaacgaaaaaaaatccctgtttgTAGAATTCAATcacaaagaattgaaaaaatatttttttatgcattttaagTGGCCACGATGCACATTTACAGGTACAATCGAATGTAAACAGAATTTGGCTCTTACAGCAGCGGAAATTGGAACTGTAAAAATCTGATAAAAATAATACTTGGAAGTTTCATGACGTTTGcattaaaacacaatttttttcttcttcctccatcAAAGTGGACACAAATGGCCAGCACTGAGCCCAAAGAGTTCCGAGTCAAACAAATGACTTACTGTGATGGGTTTAGGGAGCGAGTTGTCATCGGGGCACACTTTGCAGAGGGGccgtccaaaaagttgagttttGGCGTCTGATTGAGCCGCTTTGCTGATGAAACCTGAACCCTTCCTCAGCTTTCTCACCAAGTTCCATTTCGTTTCTGCCGGGATCAATAATGTGCCATCCATCAGCTTGACCGACGTCCGCACTTCGGTGACCCTCAACTCATTCTAAAGAGCGCCGTGCGTGAGGCGTGCCATTGTGACCGAGagcccttttttattttttttccacttgtctACATCCTCCCTTCTGTGCAAATGCGGTTTTCAACTTTGCTTTCGTGCCACCGCACATATGGCCCTCTTTGCTGGGGCCCCTCCCTTGTTGCGCGCTTGCCATTGAGGGaagaattgcaaaaaaaaaaaaaaaaaagggggaagttGCTCTCAACTCACCCAGCGTCTGCATCAGCTTGTCCTCTTGGTTATTCAACAACTGGGACACTGCCAAAGTATTTGCATCTCCCTggcaacaaaataaaacggTTATTGAGTATGAAAGAAGAACTTCAGAATGCACttggggagtgtgggggggcaaggggggggttCCAGCCAACAACCTCAGTCGTAGTATCTAACTCAGTGGCAATGACTACTCGTCATTGACTCAAACTAAGAACCAATTTAAAGTTTTGGACATTACAGTTTAAATGAAAAGCattgaataaaaagaaaagaaaagaaaaaaaaagtttaaatgaaAAGGTCGGTACAGTACTTGTGAGTCCAACCACGTCCTATTAAGAGAGAAGCGGGGCCGCGCGCTTTGATGAACTGATTATGAAACTCAATTAAGTCCGAATTGCAAAATCGAGCCTTGCCATTAAAACACGTTACATAAAGAGAACGTTGGTTCTATCTTTTAAGACATCTCCTGGCAGAGAGTCATTTTAGATTTCTTAAAGGGTTGCAGATAATGGATGAAATTTAAGACATAGTTGGTAGTTATGGTTACGGTTTACCACGGTGGGCCATTTAAACCGTAAGTGTGAAACCATAACAATGGTGAAATCACTTTGGGTGCACGAGCCGACAACGAGGTGAAatggtatgcaaaaaaaaaaaaaaaaaaggtttttactTACATCAAAGCTGACAAATTGTTCCATGCCGCCTCCGATGAGTGTTTTAGTCTAAATGATACACAAAGAAATGATCAGACAGAGCTGTGAAGTGAAGCTTTTTCATCCTGTAACGCTACTTACTGGAGTGATGCCACCTAACACCTTCATGAGGATGTCTGGATAAGAAGCACAACCGGCCCTGGCTTTTGCCTCTTGGCTTttactgcaaagaaaaaaaaatgaacacataaatgtaaattaaaaacaattccaATGTATCATTTCTGAGCGGGATGGCCTCTATTAATTTGGGTTGAAATTTCCTAGCCACAATCATCTGATTTCttgcagtcaaataaaaatcatgttAAAGAAATCACCCAGAagattattgacatgtcattttgttgtcattCGTTGTAAGCAtctgaaacaaaacagcaatcGGCAAACGTGGGAGACCCGTGGGAGTCTCGTACCTTTGGAGGCTGTCGAACCAGCGTGCCTTCACCTCAGGAGAGCTGTAAGGCAAAACGACAACATGAGACTGCGACTTTCTAATCCGCGCCGCAACAATCAAATGAAGAATTGAGACCCCACGAGCCTGTCACGGGGCTCTTTTGACGCGGTGGAAAGTGTAACTCAAGTCAGTCATGGGAACAGGAAGAGGCGTCacggcgtccccccccccccccccccccccgaccgagCAACCTCCACTTCCCCCTTGCTTGTTCTTTGCAGTCCATCCGTGGAAAGTGGCAGGTGCCCACACCTTTTGAACTGGTGGAGTTCGAGCCCACGTCAGCTGCATAATGACGCGGTGGAACGTCGCTAGCCATCGGTTGATCGTTTTACTCAAAGGGGCAGATGGtgggaaattgatttttttgctgttgggTCTTTGAAATGCTTCAGCAGTCATGAGGTGTCAAATATAATCcagtaaattctttgtcattttttttttttccagagcgcAAAGTGGCTAAGTGACATCGTAACGGGGCCCTCGCGCCAAGCGGCCTCTCTGATTGGGCAACCAGATGACCGCGTTTGCGTCAAAAGGTTCAACGGAGCTGCGGCGTTAGCACAAATGAGCTAAAAGCGTAACCACAGTTAACTCACCGATAACTGGTGGCATTGTGTCTGAAGTGCTGCCACCGTGAGCGAAAATGCTTTTGTCAGCCTTTACTTTACGCGACACGGTACTTTCTTAGAAGCGCCAGTCTTTCCACAGAAActccgcagggggggggggggggaatcggtTTGACCGACACTTACACCAATGCTCGTTTGCAACATTTTGGTCTCGTGATGTCGCCGAGCGTACTTTCTCTTTGGCGTTCCCTTATTTCTCGGAGAACCACAGATCACATGATTCGGTTGTCTTCCGCGAGCAGTCGGGTCACAAGTGAGCTGCCAGTGACCTCGAATTGACGCGTGGGACgcgatggacggatggatgactACAGGGCTGCGTCCACGAAAATATATGAACTGTTTAAGAATgatgaaaattgaaataaaaacttCCATGAAATGAATTTTCCATCAACAAACTTGGTGCCTGACGAGCAAAACAAAGATCGATTTTGTCTCAGACGCAGCTTAACAAACAGCGGCGAGTGGGATCGATTCCAACGTAGCCGTCATTATGTCAGGACCATTTGAATGATTCATTTTATAAATAGCGTCGTCGTATCGACAatgttaataataatcatcCAGCACGTCATATTTGATTCGCGGATACATTTACTTCCTCCTAAAGCAAGATTAAAATAGCTTAC contains the following coding sequences:
- the tagapb gene encoding T cell activation RhoGTPase activating protein b, which produces MDVVFSGGMAMRRGSYDEAAAFLRPHFRNMAQRRRSAPSLVLGKALAMPWSPIRGEPSCRVSVEHSPFVHGLTSENGELLLDECVHVTEGTKTRERHLFLFSDVIVFAKFKSASSYRLKHRVKLEDVWLHNFQDETQRDEETAEDAGLGVTLAVAWGLTFCLVCFGSPEVKARWFDSLQSKSQEAKARAGCASYPDILMKVLGGITPTKTLIGGGMEQFVSFDGDANTLAVSQLLNNQEDKLMQTLETKWNLVRKLRKGSGFISKAAQSDAKTQLFGRPLCKVCPDDNSLPKPITEMLVLLRKRGPSTEGVFRKPCNSKNMRDVRDRLNNGLEVDMKSQPVALLVGLLKSFLKELPGSLLVCDLYKEWMAALQREESQQRERALRSVVDKLPRPNKVLLQHLACVLYHILDNADDNKMDAYNLAVCIAPTLLQMEVTPLDDQKEMMKKVTALTQFLIEHCEILGENIPHLLDTDEDSVSSQHHDSAYDSTDPDGDGEAGGSGSSPSLSLSVTISTCSSDAMFDSKPAFNRRRSEPIILPPADVANLCAHSRSHDDCSVENFTEQPLKKRVSEGSWQRPSLCFSKLSGMGRFSDTVNQTMGCSSSSLESAASNQSEGSVFTSSPAGSPPCSRRTSQSIATPAGPQQDSTWLNSDETKRSHSLRAACKVLMRTRSLGGFGRNSLKKERRSEKPSACETLREDSQSEAVSPAEPRRRPLSAIEVFRHIDSRLACSPPSYEQALHSALLAPQYGSMTVHDAIALERGFRPSSGNYSSSPSYFKNRRTDSCTQESLEHRPVFRQRAMSESVSAAGQREAASRPCNQSVFEEFPYAKESYV